From the genome of Candidatus Desulfarcum epimagneticum:
CGGGTCCTTCCCACGATCCCCTCCAAGCGCGTGTTCGGGTACCGGAACAAGATGGAGTTTTCCTGCTCGGACCGGCGCTGGCTTCTGCCCTCCGAGATGGAAAAAGAGGACGCGGACAGGGGATTCGCCCTGGGCCTTCATGTCCCGGGGACTTTTTACAAGGTTCTGGACACCCAAACCTGCCTGCTCCAGCCCGAGCCGGGGGACGACATTCTGGAGGATGTCAGACGTTTTATCAAAAACTCCCGGCTCCCGGTTTACGGACTGAGAAGCCATGAGGGGTTCTGGCGTTTTGTCATGCTCCGGCATTCCTCGTTTTATGACCAGTGGATGGTGAACCTGGTGTCGTCCCGGGACGAGCGGGACGAGATTTTGCCCCTGGCCCGGTCCCTGATGGAAAAATATCCGAATGTGGTCTCGGCGCTGGGCAACATCAACTCCGGAAAAGCCGGGATCGCGGTGGGAGAGCGCGAGATTCACCTGGCCGGGGAAAAAACCATCCGGGACCGGATCGGGGACCTGGAGTTTGATATTTCCGCCAATTCCTTTTTTCAGACCAACACCCTCCAGGCCCAGGCGCTTTACCAAAAGATTGAGGAATACGCCGCCCTGTCCGGGGATGAGACGGTTCTGGACCTTTACTGCGGCGCCGGGACCATCAGCGCGTGGCTGGCCCGGTCGGCCAAAAAGGTCCTGGGGGTGGAAATATCCGAGGCCGCCGTCCGGGACGCCGAATCCAACGTCCGGTTAAACGGCATCGACAACTGCGAGTTCATCGCCGGCGATATGAAAGACGTTCTTCCCGGCGTTGAGATTCGGCCGGACGTCATGGTGATCGATCCCCCCAGGGCCGGGATGCATAAAAACGTGGTGAGGCGCGTTTTAGAGATGGCGCCGCCCAAAATCGTGTATGTGTCGTGCAATCCGGCCGCCATGGCCCGGGATGTGGAGATGATGAAGGAGACATACCGGGTTCTGGAGGCCCGGCCGGTGGATATGTTTCCGCATACGTGGCATATTGAGTGTGTCGCAAAGATGGAGCGAACCCCATGACTGACAGCATCGTAAAAATCCGATCTACGACGCTGTCCCATAATTTTTTACGGGTTTATCATGATTGAAAAACGGATTGAGAGCATCCGCGAAAAAATAGCGAAAAAGGGTCTGGACGGCCTCATGGTCTCCGTGGAGGAAAACCGGAGATATTTAAGCGGCTTCACCGGCGAGGACGGGCAGTTTGACGAAACGGCCGGGGTTTTGTTCATCACCCCGGACCGGCTGCTTCTGGCCACCGATTCCCGATACGGCCTCCAGGCGGAAAACGAGGCGCCTCTTTTCGAGGTCCTGGAATATCCAAAGGGCCTGGCCCGGGAGTTTCCGGAGATCGTCAAAAAACTGGGCGCGGG
Proteins encoded in this window:
- a CDS encoding putative enzyme (Evidence 3 : Putative function from multiple computational evidences; Product type e : enzyme); translation: MAVKKGERLRVEISKMAFGGRGIARVDDFVVFVDQGVVDDVADVVVTKRKKNYAEARLLEVVSPSPLRVEPPCPYSGLCGGCKWQFLDYEAQLEYKRRHVEDALERPGLIEKGRVLPTIPSKRVFGYRNKMEFSCSDRRWLLPSEMEKEDADRGFALGLHVPGTFYKVLDTQTCLLQPEPGDDILEDVRRFIKNSRLPVYGLRSHEGFWRFVMLRHSSFYDQWMVNLVSSRDERDEILPLARSLMEKYPNVVSALGNINSGKAGIAVGEREIHLAGEKTIRDRIGDLEFDISANSFFQTNTLQAQALYQKIEEYAALSGDETVLDLYCGAGTISAWLARSAKKVLGVEISEAAVRDAESNVRLNGIDNCEFIAGDMKDVLPGVEIRPDVMVIDPPRAGMHKNVVRRVLEMAPPKIVYVSCNPAAMARDVEMMKETYRVLEARPVDMFPHTWHIECVAKMERTP